The sequence tctccccccattctttactgcccccccccttctccgaagcaggtggaaggcttcccactcactgcctaggcatgctctgctatggggcagggtgtagcgagcttgcttttgggtcaaggcaggagcagtagtcactgcctctgaagtgtgaaggccgcctgagcgaggcccattagcactggggagcttctctgaatcatgtcagtcagtccagtaccctgcagtgcagcaccccttcactgaggtggctccacgcctcaacccctgcctcaggggtgagggtccttgcccctctaccaggagtccttccatgccccttgatccctggctgggcccacccacgtcttgggggcactgcagaacctctgtctctctgtagatgaggcagatccctgccctacatctctgcaaagctatgaatctgtggccagatgcctggtctgggtctcagcaaccacatgcctgcaatgttcccagggaccctgggagcggctgggcgagtcctgccatgcccccccagggtggcgatctccgggagcggctgggcgggtcctgccacgccccccccagggtggcgatcgccccagggacccccaggagaggctggctcggcccggccatgccccccaagggtggcgatcgcccccggaaccccctggagcggctggctgggcccggccacgcccccccagggtggcgattgcccccgggacccccgggagtggctggctcggcccggccacgcccccccagggtggccttagcccccgggacccccgggacccccgggacccccgggagtggctgcctgggcccggccacgcccccccagggtggccttagcccccgggatccccgggagcggctgggcgggtcctgccatgcccccccccagggtggcgatcaccccggggacccccagggagcggctggctgggcccggccacgcccccccagggtggcgatggcccccgggacccccgaaactaagaggattgggcggcgccatcttggtcttctcaacggctggataggccacccagagtccctcccccagcctctcgcaggcccaatcatgggcatagcggaggtgcggtcaatttgcatgtttctctattataaggtaggattagtGACAGCTGGAAAGACAGTGTTGAGCATAGTGCTCAGGATAAGGGGGAATCCATATTTCATTAGTGTTTTATACTAAACTCCAAAGAGTGCCAACACTTTCTTTGACATTAAGTTTTCACTGTTTTTCTTCCTATTTGAACAGGGGACCCTGATGACAACCCTTTTACAAAGGTCCAGAATAAGTTTAGCTGCTGATTGCCTGGTGGGACCCAACAAAATGTCACAGAAACTGTCGAGGACTAGGCCTACGCTTTCCCCGGAGATGACACTCAGAGTTTGGCAGCCCTTTGGCCCTTGAGGAAGATAAGAATGCATGTGGCCTTGAATGTTAGAGCAAGAAAGTGCCCATCGaatcataatatttattttgccttcttacaaatagggaaactgagcccAAGAGCAAGCAAGTGGCTTCTTCAACGTCATACAGGGTCTCATTAGTGGCAGAGTCAAGACAAGAACCCAGGTCTCTGGAttcccaggcctgtgctcttTCAAATACCTCCTGCTGTCTTTTCAGATTACAGCAACCAAACAAATGTCTGGAAGTACACTGCTCAGTATGCAAGGCAAGCTGACCTTTACCCTCACTCCCAGAATCATCAACCTTTTGTGGAGACAACCAGAATCCCTGCTCAGACTGCAGAGTTCTCATCTTTCAAGTTCTGAATTCCATATATATGGTatctccccaaaatgtatacacactttaacagctgatagctcaattttgaaaatgaaatgtattttgataagcaatacttttataattattcaaagtgtgtgtatatatttttagacaccctatatacacacacacaacaactcAGGTGGGTCTAAGAAATATGGATTTGGAAAACCAAAGTCCTGACAGTTCAAGAAGACAACTATCTTCCTCTTTTGCATCCCACCCCAATCTTCAACATAGGGCTGATTTCTGAGTATCAGGACCTTTGTTATTCAGTTCCTGAGAGGAAGCAGCCCAGGACTGCAAGAAGCATTGGAACTTCCTGCCAAGGCTTAACCTGGCCTAAGGAAAACACAGTTTTTCGGACATACACAGGAAGAATTCCCTCTTCTTAGCAGGAAGCCTCTTTACCccaggaggggtcccctcagactTGTGGGATCCCTGTTGCCCAAAAGACAATTTTCTTCCCCTTTAAGGAGCCCTGATATATGAAACCTACAATGAGAGAagcatttctttgttttccttagaGCATAAAGAAAGGCTTGAAAATGCAAATATGCTCCAGTGAGCTGCTGTATACATTCACACTAGAATGTTAGTGACATATTAGTTATCAGAAACTGGACAGCCCTATTTTGTCCCTTCTTTGCCCTGCAACTACCAGCCTGACTGCCCTTTTCTATGAGAGTCAGACTgtaagtgtgtatgtatgtgctcCTTTTACCATCTAAATGAgtaaatgcagatttttttctcctACTAGCTAccaccccctcaccctcacctccacccaagGCATGTTCTAATCCCACAAATCTCCCTTAGAGTAGAATCTCCAGAGTTAGTTGCTGGGGACATGAATGCATCACCCACCTGTTTCAGAAGTGTTTTCCTAGGGATCTCACTGAATGCCATTACATCAAGCTCTTAGGTGTAATGGCAGAGGGGTCCCCATATGACACCATGATGAGAGCCATTTACTGGATGGACTAAAGAGGTTGACTGTGTGGTTGGTCAAAGAGAAGGTGGGGACAGTTAGTAAGCAGAGCTCCTTGGCTACTCCCATAGCTTCTCACTTCCCTGACTCTTACCCTCACAGGCCCTTAGGGGGAATAGGCATGTCCTACAGCCTGGGGAATCAGGGGAGCTCTCTGGAAAGCCAAGTTGCTGCACCTGGCTCCTTAGTATAAGTTCAAGAGTCAGAGTGTCCCTCTGGAACCTGATGAACCGCCTGAAATATAGGATTCCCAAGCTTTATCCTACAGGTGGACAAAGGGATCATCACTGTTCCCAGTAGGTTTGGGGGCACATGAAAGGACTGGGAAGATCTGAAGGGAGCTAAGGGGGGGGGACAAAGCCATAAAATCGCCCAAGAAGCGCCCCTTCCTTAATTGGCCTGTGGGCACATTTGAGCTTAGATCATCAGGTAAACATAGCCTCACATTTGGAATTGCCCAAGGGAATCATCACAGTGACCCAGATGGTACAAAAGGAGGAATTGATTCTattttccagaagaggaaactgaggctcaggaggggCAAATGATTATTCCGGGGCTGCCTAGCCAGGAAGTGACATCTTTTCAGGACTTCTAGACCAGTGCTTGCTGCTTCATTACACAGAAAAAACAGGAGGGATGGAGCAGAGCTCAGCGAGGGACCAAATGTTCCTAGGGAGATACTGGGAGAGCCTGTCTCTGAAAGGACTTGCTCCCACCCCAGGACTCAGATGACTGACCATCACCCCCAGCCCCAACAGCATTGTTCTGAAACACTGCTGCCACCCTGTGCCACTTCTGCAGCAGTGGGACTGAATAGAGTGGCCATTCATTCACAGAAACACCAGTTCCCTATGTACAGCAAGCAAGCTCCACCTGATCAATCATATGGGGATAGTCTGAGTCCTGAGGATCTAGTTCTGGgaacatcttttctttctttgctaaTCCTTACATTGCTTGTCCTGTGGGTGAAAAGAGCCTTTTGGACACCTGGGCTTGAGGATGTACCTATTTATTAGAGGGATGGGTTGATGGTTTCTAGTTTCCTTGTTTCAAACCCTGGGGCTCTGCCCTGTGACCCTGGGcacatttcttcctctctctaggtctcagtttcctcatttgtcacATCATATAGGATTAGATGTCCCCACTCTGATGTAGTATTTAGTCATGTATCTTTCCTTCGATAAACCTAATATAAGTGAAGCCTTCCTGTAGGCACGCGCTTGATGCTGGGATTCAGCAGTAAGAGAGTGGTTTGTCTCTGCTCTGAAAAATCTCACATTTCCATTCTGTAATGTTTTTTGGTCATGATTCTCCCTTCATGTTGAATTACCTTTTCAGAAAATGCCCCTGCTTCTGTTTTAGAAAGGACATtggcaaagagagagagggaaagggtccAATGTGCGCCTTTGCTATTTTAGGAGACTTTGAAATAACAAGCCAAAGTGGAGTGATGCGCTCACCGTAATGATCGCCCTTACTCAAGACAAGAGGAAACCCAAGTCCTCTGCTTGTGAAGTGGCTCAAGCTCTTAGGCGTGAGGCAGTATTACATAAATTCAAGCTTGCTCCAGATCCTTAGTACCCTGAGTTGCCTGAAGGGGGGAATGGCACTGCCTGCGTGTGCAGCCGGGGTGCTCTGGCCGACACTGCAACCGGAGCGAGGAGCGCCCGCCCGCACCACCTGTCCCCGCCGGCATTCCAGAGTAGAGGCTGAATTGGCTGAGAGCCGGCCGGGATCAGTCGCCGCCTCAGTCCGAGAGGACCCTCCTAGGGGTGTGTCTCGCGGATTCAACTCCCAGCCGCTGAAGGAAGAGCCCCTAAAGGCGTCTTCCTCCCAGGCGGGAGCCGCGCGTGCCCCACTCTTCGCGCTGTTGCCCCGAGGCCGCCGCAGGCGGATGCACGACCTCCGGAGACGCTGGGACCTGGGCTCCCTCTGCCGGGCCCTGCTCACTCGGGGCCTGGCAGCGCTGGGCCACTCTCTGAAGCACGTGCTCGGTGCGATCTTCTCCAAGATTTTCGGCCCCCTAGCCAGGTACGTTATAGGCGAAAGCTGGACTCGCACGCCCGGGCCCTGGTGAGCGGGAACTGTGCGGGGAGGGTAGGGCAGCCTCGAGGGGGAGAGAAAGGCGAAAAGTTCCAGGTGGCCCTTGGCGAAGGGGCTTGGGCGCTCCGAAGGGAAGCAGCGCGCCTTTGGCTATGCTGCTGCTCCCTCCCCGAGCACCGCCGGCACCGGGAGCGCGGAGTCTCTGCCTGCAAATCTGGCTGCCGGTGGACTCCTTCCCCCAGGGGAACTCAGCTCGCCCGGCTGTGATCTCACTCCAGGCGCCCTCCTAGATGGGCAACCGGGTGCAGGAAAGAGCTAAGGCTTTGGGGTCTTGGGGAGGAAGACTGCTGGGGCAGGCGAGGAGGCGGCTGCTTGAGCGCCTAGaggactggggggggggcgggggaaagaaGCTTGGGAGAGTCCTGTGGGTGAAGCGGGATGGTGATGGGAGCCACGGAACCACTGAAAGTGGAGGGAGACACGCGGGGGCTCGGACTGGGGGTTGTGAGTTGGAAAGCCAGGCAACTGGGGTCCTGGGGGTACGAAACCCCGCGAAACGGCTCCTGAGAGCTCTGGCGCGGGGAGAGGGCAGGCGACCAGCGGGAAGGAgtcgggggtggaggtgggggaggctgtgcggcAGAAGCCACAGCGCTGAGCCTGCCGGGAAGAAAGGAAGCGGGGAAGggcgccactgctgctgcctccgcTGTAGAACACTCCgcgtggaggggaggaggagaggggcgcAACGGTggcgccagggggtgggggattgCGGGCGCACGGCGAGTGCGGGCTGAGCTGTGGGATTGACGTAACGAGCTTGGGTTTCCCTCAGCGTCGGGAATATGGATGAGAAATCCAACAAGCTGCTGCTGGCTTTGGTGATGCTCTTCCTATTTGCCGTGATCGTCCTCCAATACGTGTGCCCCGGCACAGAATGCCAGCTCCTCCGCCTGCAGGCTTTCAGCTCCCCTATGCCGGACCCGTACCGCTCAGAGGATGAGAGTTCCGCCAGGTTCGTGCCCCGTTACAATTTCAGCCGCAGCGATCTCCTGCGCAAGGTAGACTTCGATATCAAGGGCGATGACCTGATCGTGTTCCTGCACATCCAGAAGACCGGAGGTACCACTTTTGGCCGCCACCTTGTGCGCAACATCCAGCTGGAGCAGCCTTGCGAATGCCGCGTGGGTCAGAAGAAATGCACTTGCCACCGGCCGGGTAAGCGGGAGACCTGGCTCTTCTCCAGGTTCTCCACTGGCTGGAGCTGCGGGCTGCACGCGGACTGGACTGAGCTTACTAGCTGCGTGCCCGCTGTGGTGGATGGCAAGCGCGATGCCAAGCTGAGACCGTCCAGGTGAGTGCGCGCCCACATTGAAACAGTGCTCTGGAGCGCCAGAGTGCCTGTGACCCCAG comes from Eptesicus fuscus isolate TK198812 chromosome 1, DD_ASM_mEF_20220401, whole genome shotgun sequence and encodes:
- the HS6ST2 gene encoding heparan-sulfate 6-O-sulfotransferase 2 isoform X2, producing MALPACAAGVLWPTLQPERGAPARTTCPRRHSRVEAELAESRPGSVAASVREDPPRGVSRGFNSQPLKEEPLKASSSQAGAARAPLFALLPRGRRRRMHDLRRRWDLGSLCRALLTRGLAALGHSLKHVLGAIFSKIFGPLASVGNMDEKSNKLLLALVMLFLFAVIVLQYVCPGTECQLLRLQAFSSPMPDPYRSEDESSARFVPRYNFSRSDLLRKVDFDIKGDDLIVFLHIQKTGGTTFGRHLVRNIQLEQPCECRVGQKKCTCHRPGKRETWLFSRFSTGWSCGLHADWTELTSCVPAVVDGKRDAKLRPSRNFHYITILRDPVSRYLSEWRHVQRGATWKASLHVCDGRPPTSEELPSCYTGDDWSGCPLKEFMDCPYNLANNRQVRMLSDLTLVGCYNLSVMPEKQRNKVLLESAKSNLKHMAFFGLTEFQRKTQYLFEKTFNMNFISPFTQYNTTRASSVEINEEIQKRIEGLNFLDMELYSYAKDLFLQRYQFMRQKDHQDARRKRQEQRKFLKGRFLQTHFQSQGQVQSQNPGQNQSQNPNVNANQNMTQNLIQNLLQNLTQSSSQNSIQKENRESPKQNPGQEQSDNNTSNSTNDYIGSVEKWR